The Prochlorococcus marinus str. MIT 9301 genome window below encodes:
- the thiD gene encoding bifunctional hydroxymethylpyrimidine kinase/phosphomethylpyrimidine kinase — translation MYSKIALSIGGSDSGGGAGIQADLRTFMALKVHGCSAITCITAQNSIEVTCVQPVEKNTLLNQLDTLFADFGIDALKTGMLLNESIINDTASKLNTYKITKIIDPVMVTRTGSKLLEDSAINAYKKLLLPIADLVTPNIYEANLLSGLEIRSKEDIENSARKIIGLGAKAVLIKGGGLKDMKGKDFFLDLNGRKEWLFNNFINTKNTHGSGCTLSAAICGYKALGFDLFDSIQKAKLFVEKSLDNSYKIGSGPGPLGHH, via the coding sequence ATGTATTCTAAAATTGCACTTTCAATAGGCGGTAGTGACTCCGGGGGTGGAGCAGGCATACAGGCTGACTTGAGAACTTTTATGGCCCTCAAAGTACATGGATGTTCTGCTATTACATGTATTACCGCACAAAATAGTATAGAGGTTACATGCGTTCAACCAGTAGAGAAGAATACTTTATTAAATCAGTTAGATACTTTATTTGCTGATTTTGGTATTGATGCCTTAAAAACTGGAATGTTATTAAATGAAAGTATAATTAATGATACTGCTTCAAAATTAAATACATACAAAATAACCAAAATTATTGACCCAGTAATGGTGACAAGAACTGGTTCTAAATTACTGGAAGATTCTGCTATTAATGCTTATAAAAAACTCTTATTACCAATTGCTGATTTGGTAACTCCAAATATTTATGAAGCAAATCTACTGTCTGGTTTAGAAATAAGGAGTAAAGAAGATATCGAAAATTCAGCGAGAAAAATTATTGGTCTTGGAGCTAAAGCGGTACTTATAAAAGGTGGCGGTTTAAAAGATATGAAAGGGAAGGATTTTTTCCTTGACTTAAATGGTAGAAAAGAGTGGCTATTTAATAATTTTATAAATACAAAAAATACCCACGGTAGCGGCTGTACTTTGAGTGCTGCTATTTGTGGTTACAAGGCTTTAGGTTTTGATCTATTTGATTCCATACAAAAAGCGAAATTATTTGTTGAGAAATCTTTAGACAATTCTTATAAAATAGGCTCTGGCCCTGGTCCCTTAGGCCATCATTAA